A window of the Flavobacteriales bacterium genome harbors these coding sequences:
- a CDS encoding PorV/PorQ family protein — MIQKSIRFGKFNAAFVLLLSLPFQGNGQVRKYSNEFLNIGVDARALGMSNAVVASVQDVTAGYWNPAGLAHLRDRWEVGLMHAEYFAGIANYDYLGGATPIDDRSTFGVSLIRFGVDDILDTSELIDQDGNVDYDRINLFSAADYALLLSYARNTNIEGLSIGGNVKLIYRGIGDFADAYGFGFDLGTQYHKNAWSVAASLRDATTTFNAWRFNTERLEEVFVATGNEIPTHALELTAPRLTLAAGRAFVLGDNFSLYSEIDLVTTFDGRRATVISSDFASVDPSLGLEFGYRDFLFLRMGLGNVQRAMDFDDSEYWTFQPNLGIGFRYQNISLDYALTDIGDQSVAVYSNVFSLKLNFARKQP, encoded by the coding sequence ATGATCCAAAAGTCTATTCGCTTCGGTAAATTCAACGCGGCCTTTGTTCTGTTGCTGTCGTTACCGTTTCAAGGAAACGGCCAGGTGCGCAAGTACAGCAACGAATTCCTGAACATCGGGGTCGATGCGCGGGCACTCGGTATGAGTAATGCCGTGGTCGCTTCGGTGCAGGACGTTACGGCGGGGTATTGGAATCCGGCCGGGCTAGCACACTTGCGCGATCGATGGGAGGTCGGACTCATGCACGCCGAATACTTTGCCGGTATCGCCAATTACGATTACCTCGGAGGGGCAACTCCGATCGATGACCGCAGCACTTTTGGCGTTTCCCTTATTCGCTTCGGTGTCGACGATATACTCGATACCAGCGAACTCATCGATCAGGACGGTAACGTCGACTACGACCGCATCAACTTATTTAGCGCTGCCGACTATGCGCTATTGCTGAGCTATGCGCGGAATACCAATATCGAAGGACTCAGCATCGGTGGAAATGTAAAACTCATTTACCGAGGCATCGGAGATTTTGCCGATGCCTACGGGTTTGGCTTTGACCTGGGAACACAATATCACAAGAACGCCTGGAGCGTGGCCGCCAGCTTGCGCGATGCTACGACGACTTTTAATGCCTGGAGATTCAATACCGAGCGTCTCGAAGAGGTGTTCGTCGCGACCGGAAATGAGATTCCGACCCATGCCCTCGAACTCACCGCTCCGCGCCTAACTTTAGCGGCCGGACGAGCATTCGTGCTCGGCGATAACTTCAGCCTGTACAGCGAAATCGACCTTGTCACGACCTTCGACGGCCGGAGAGCTACGGTCATCAGCAGCGATTTTGCCAGCGTAGACCCCTCACTCGGACTCGAATTCGGATACCGAGATTTTCTGTTCTTACGCATGGGATTAGGGAATGTTCAACGGGCCATGGATTTCGACGACTCCGAATACTGGACCTTTCAACCCAACTTGGGTATTGGATTTCGCTATCAAAACATCTCCCTCGACTACGCCCTGACCGATATCGGCGATCAAAGTGTAGCGGTGTACTCGAATGTTTTCTCCCTAAAGCTTAACTTCGCTCGTAAGCAACCGTAA
- the lnt gene encoding apolipoprotein N-acyltransferase translates to MLRHFLLALATAALLIMAWPPRVSAPLSLVAFIPLLWAIREIDYDKDFKGKKGWAVFRLSFVAFLIWNVACSWWIYYAAAVGAVASSLFNATAMALMMVLYYRGRKAIGPQRSLISLPAYWIAFEYFIQRWNLSWPWMNLGNVFAGAPDAVQWYEYTGTLGGTLWIWTVNIVLYAWLSDYKHHLRSLRLWMRLAARLLFFVLVPLALSLQIGAQHTGFGESADVVVVQPNVDPYTEKFNSDDVAQVKRILAIADSVMDQDVDVILAPETAIPGGLMEGRLDHEPTIAVIRRWLQNYPNAQFIIGASTYRIYDSAQEASETARYNERGQYYWDSYNTALNIDTSENIRVYHKSQLVVGVEQMPFRSTLEPLIGEIALDLGGTTGTLGKQPNRDVFPHPTKEISVAPVICWESVFGDYVTDYANNGANFFGVITNDGWWKDTDGYKQHFAYAKLRAIENRRSVARAANTGISGFIDFKGNELQRLGWDETGALRQKVHLSSAKTFYQQHGDFIGRIAQALAVVFLLYLFVRLRVKP, encoded by the coding sequence ATGCTTCGGCACTTTCTCTTAGCACTTGCAACCGCCGCCTTGCTGATCATGGCTTGGCCGCCGCGTGTGTCGGCACCTCTGTCGCTCGTGGCCTTTATACCTCTGCTTTGGGCCATACGGGAGATCGATTACGATAAGGACTTCAAAGGCAAGAAAGGCTGGGCCGTATTCCGGTTGAGTTTCGTCGCTTTTTTAATATGGAATGTCGCCTGTAGCTGGTGGATCTACTACGCCGCGGCGGTCGGAGCCGTAGCGTCGAGCCTCTTCAACGCCACGGCAATGGCCCTCATGATGGTGCTGTACTACAGGGGGCGTAAGGCAATAGGACCGCAACGCTCACTCATTTCTTTACCCGCTTATTGGATCGCCTTCGAGTACTTTATTCAACGGTGGAATCTCTCATGGCCGTGGATGAATCTCGGAAACGTATTTGCCGGGGCACCCGATGCCGTTCAGTGGTACGAGTATACCGGAACACTTGGCGGCACACTCTGGATTTGGACCGTCAACATCGTACTCTACGCATGGCTTTCCGATTACAAACATCATTTGCGTTCGTTGCGGTTGTGGATGCGCCTCGCGGCGCGATTACTTTTTTTCGTTCTGGTGCCGCTCGCGCTGAGTTTGCAGATCGGCGCCCAGCATACAGGTTTTGGCGAGTCGGCCGATGTGGTCGTGGTGCAACCAAATGTCGATCCCTATACCGAAAAATTCAATTCCGACGATGTCGCACAAGTGAAGCGCATTTTGGCCATTGCCGATTCAGTGATGGATCAAGACGTCGATGTGATCTTAGCTCCGGAAACGGCTATTCCAGGCGGACTCATGGAAGGGCGGCTCGATCACGAGCCAACCATTGCAGTGATCAGAAGGTGGCTTCAAAATTACCCGAATGCGCAATTCATTATAGGTGCCAGTACTTATCGAATTTACGACAGTGCTCAGGAGGCTTCTGAAACGGCGCGCTACAACGAACGAGGTCAGTACTACTGGGATAGCTACAACACAGCACTCAATATCGACACCAGCGAGAACATCCGAGTATACCATAAATCGCAGTTAGTGGTCGGAGTAGAGCAGATGCCTTTCCGAAGTACTCTGGAACCCCTCATCGGAGAGATCGCCCTAGACCTGGGCGGTACCACCGGCACGCTGGGTAAGCAGCCGAACAGAGATGTGTTTCCTCACCCGACCAAGGAGATCAGTGTCGCTCCCGTAATCTGCTGGGAATCGGTTTTTGGAGATTACGTCACCGATTATGCCAACAACGGCGCAAATTTCTTCGGTGTCATCACTAACGATGGCTGGTGGAAAGATACCGATGGGTACAAACAGCATTTCGCCTATGCCAAATTGCGCGCCATCGAGAACCGAAGAAGTGTGGCTCGCGCAGCGAATACGGGAATCTCGGGATTCATCGACTTTAAAGGAAATGAACTACAACGACTCGGTTGGGATGAAACAGGAGCACTTCGACAAAAGGTCCACCTCTCATCGGCCAAGACCTTCTATCAACAACACGGCGACTTCATTGGGCGTATAGCGCAAGCCCTGGCCGTGGTCTTCTTGCTTTATCTTTTTGTGCGGTTGCGCGTAAAACCTTGA